One Pseudomonas abieticivorans genomic region harbors:
- a CDS encoding acyl-CoA thioesterase: MNFHTRKWVKPEDLNPNGTLFGGSLLRWIDEEAAIYAIVQLGNQRVVTKYISEINFVSASRQGDIIELGITATEFGRTSITLSCEVRNKITRKSILTVDKLVFVNLGEDGLPAPHGRSEIRYIKDQFETGE, encoded by the coding sequence ATGAATTTCCACACCCGCAAGTGGGTCAAACCCGAAGACCTGAACCCCAATGGCACGCTGTTCGGTGGCAGCCTGCTGCGTTGGATCGACGAAGAAGCGGCGATCTACGCCATCGTCCAGCTGGGCAACCAACGCGTGGTCACCAAGTACATCTCCGAGATCAATTTCGTCAGCGCCTCGCGCCAGGGCGACATCATCGAACTGGGCATTACCGCCACCGAGTTCGGCCGAACCTCCATCACCCTGAGCTGTGAAGTGCGCAACAAGATCACCCGCAAGAGCATCCTCACGGTCGACAAGCTGGTGTTCGTGAACTTGGGCGAAGACGGCTTGCCAGCGCCGCACGGGCGTAGCGAAATCCGCTACATCAAGGATCAGTTCGAAACAGGGGAGTGA
- the otnI gene encoding 2-oxo-tetronate isomerase, producing MPRFAANLSMLYPQHDFLDRFAAAKADGFDAVEYLFPYDYSAAELKQRLGDNGLVQALFNAPPGDWSKNERGIASLPGRQAEFRAGVERALEYAAVLGNDRIHVMAGLLPSEADRPRHHAAYLENLAVAASLAAKAGITVLIEPINTRDIPGFFLNRQDQGQAICKEVGAPNLKVQFDCYHCQIVEGDVAVKLRRDFAGIGHIQIAGVPDRHEPSLGEVNYPYLFEVIDALGYEGWIGCEYRPKGDTSEGLQWLRDWRARG from the coding sequence ATGCCTCGTTTTGCCGCCAACCTCAGCATGCTGTACCCGCAGCACGATTTTCTCGATCGTTTTGCCGCCGCCAAGGCCGATGGTTTCGATGCCGTGGAATACTTGTTCCCATACGATTACAGCGCTGCCGAACTCAAGCAGCGCCTGGGCGACAACGGCCTGGTGCAGGCGCTGTTCAATGCGCCACCGGGCGACTGGAGCAAGAACGAGCGCGGCATCGCTTCACTGCCAGGGCGCCAAGCCGAGTTCCGCGCAGGTGTGGAGCGCGCCCTGGAGTACGCCGCAGTATTGGGCAACGACCGCATCCACGTGATGGCCGGGCTATTGCCCAGCGAAGCCGACCGCCCACGCCACCACGCGGCGTACCTGGAAAACCTCGCTGTCGCGGCCAGCCTCGCAGCCAAGGCCGGCATCACCGTGCTGATCGAACCGATCAACACGCGGGATATCCCGGGTTTTTTTCTAAACCGCCAAGACCAGGGCCAGGCCATCTGCAAGGAAGTCGGCGCGCCAAACCTGAAAGTGCAATTTGACTGCTACCACTGCCAGATCGTCGAAGGCGACGTGGCGGTCAAGCTGCGCCGGGACTTCGCCGGTATCGGCCACATCCAGATCGCCGGCGTGCCGGACCGACACGAACCGAGCCTGGGCGAGGTGAACTACCCCTACCTGTTCGAGGTAATCGACGCGCTGGGGTATGAGGGTTGGATTGGCTGCGAATACCGGCCCAAGGGCGATACGTCCGAAGGGTTGCAGTGGCTGAGGGATTGGCGCGCACGGGGTTAA
- a CDS encoding GntT/GntP/DsdX family permease, which yields MSPILLMTIAGAGIALLLFLVLKYKFQPFVALMLVSILVALVAGVKPADLVATIEGGMGKTLGHIAIIIALGAMIGRIIELSGGAEALAKTLIKRFGNNRTPLALTVAGFMVGIPVFFEVGVIILMPLAYGVARAARKPLLVFALPMCAALLSVHAFLPPHPGAVAAAGQLGADLGRVLMFGIPIVGVLCLIGYFIAGRMTRKVYPMTDDIRSEVYGPHITNEDLAAWAKGDYSNTSEAAHAKTLGLEESASGLAAKLPPAPAPGAGLIIALILLPIILILLGTLATTLLPPESNLRAVMTVLGAPLVALLLDTMLCAWLLGSRRGWSRSQVSDVIGSALPGVAMVILIAGAGGVFGKVLVDTGIGAVVSEALRNTGLPVLALGFLLTLLLRAVQGSTTVALVTTAGILSPLIATLNLSANHMALLCLAMGGGGLAMSHINDAGYWMFTKLAGLNVGDGLRTWTLLVTILGTLGFIMTLLLWPFV from the coding sequence ATGAGTCCAATCCTATTGATGACCATCGCCGGCGCCGGTATCGCGCTGTTGCTGTTTCTGGTGCTCAAGTACAAATTCCAACCTTTCGTGGCCTTGATGCTGGTCAGCATCCTGGTCGCCCTGGTAGCCGGGGTGAAACCCGCCGACCTGGTCGCCACCATCGAAGGCGGCATGGGCAAGACTCTGGGCCACATTGCGATCATCATTGCCTTGGGCGCGATGATCGGGCGCATCATCGAGCTGTCCGGTGGCGCCGAGGCGCTGGCCAAGACGCTGATCAAGCGCTTCGGCAATAACCGAACGCCGCTGGCGCTCACCGTGGCGGGTTTCATGGTCGGCATCCCGGTGTTTTTCGAGGTCGGCGTGATCATCCTCATGCCCCTGGCCTATGGCGTGGCCCGTGCTGCACGCAAACCGCTGCTGGTGTTTGCCTTGCCGATGTGTGCGGCGCTGCTCTCGGTGCACGCGTTCCTGCCGCCGCACCCTGGCGCGGTGGCGGCCGCCGGGCAACTGGGCGCAGACCTGGGCCGAGTGCTGATGTTCGGCATCCCCATCGTCGGCGTGCTGTGCCTGATCGGCTACTTCATTGCCGGGCGCATGACCCGCAAGGTCTACCCGATGACCGATGACATCCGCTCGGAAGTCTACGGCCCGCACATCACCAACGAAGACCTGGCCGCCTGGGCCAAGGGCGACTATTCCAACACCAGCGAAGCGGCACACGCCAAGACCCTGGGCCTGGAAGAAAGCGCCAGCGGCCTGGCCGCGAAACTGCCACCGGCCCCGGCTCCGGGCGCTGGCCTGATCATCGCCTTGATCCTGCTGCCGATCATTTTGATCCTGCTGGGCACACTGGCCACCACCTTGCTGCCGCCCGAGTCCAACTTGCGCGCAGTCATGACCGTGCTCGGCGCACCGCTGGTGGCGCTGCTGCTGGACACCATGCTGTGCGCCTGGCTGTTGGGCTCACGCCGTGGCTGGAGCCGCAGCCAGGTATCGGACGTAATCGGCTCGGCCCTGCCTGGCGTGGCCATGGTGATTTTGATCGCGGGCGCCGGCGGCGTGTTTGGCAAGGTGCTGGTAGACACCGGCATCGGCGCGGTGGTCTCCGAAGCCTTGCGCAATACCGGCCTGCCGGTGCTGGCCCTGGGTTTCCTGTTGACCTTGCTGCTGCGCGCGGTTCAAGGTTCTACCACGGTAGCCCTGGTAACCACTGCCGGCATCCTCAGCCCGTTGATTGCCACGCTCAACCTCAGCGCCAACCACATGGCCCTGCTGTGCCTGGCCATGGGTGGTGGCGGGCTGGCCATGTCGCACATCAACGACGCCGGCTACTGGATGTTCACTAAACTGGCCGGGTTGAACGTGGGCGACGGCCTGCGCACCTGGACCTTGCTGGTCACGATCCTGGGCACGTTGGGCTTTATCATGACCCTGCTGCTGTGGCCTTTCGTCTGA